From the genome of Pseudomonas hamedanensis:
TTCGAAGGCCCGGTCGTCGCGATTCCGCAATGGCGCGTGCTGGCCATCGGTTCCGTGGTGCTCGCGCTGCTGTCGCTGACCCTGTTGATGATCGACGGTTCGGCCCTGCGCCAGCGTGGTCGCACGTTCCTGACCTTTATCGCGTTTCTGTGTGGTTCGGTGTTGGTGTGGATCGGCTACGACTACAGCCAGCAATACAGCACGTGGTTCAGCCTGACGGTCGGCTTCCTGCTCGCGCTCGGCGCGCTGGGTGTGTTCATCGTTTTGCTGACCGAAGCCCACGAGCTGGCCGAAGCGGTGTGGATTCATAAACGCCGGCGCGAATTTCTGCCAGTGCTGGGTGATTCCGATTACCGGCCAAAAGTCTCGATCCACGTGCCCTGCTACAACGAGCCGCCGGAGATGGTCAAACAGACCCTCGACGCCTTGGCCAATCTCGATTACCCGGACTTCGAAGTCCTGATCATCGACAACAACACCAAGGACCCGGCCGTCTGGGAACCGGTGCGCGATTACTGCGCCACCCTCGGCCCGCGCTTCAAGTTCTTCCACGTATCGCCACTGGCCGGTTTCAAGGGCGGCGCGCTGAATTACCTGATCCCGCATACCGCCAAGGATGCCGAAGTCATTGCGGTGATCGACTCCGATTATTGCGTGCACCCGAACTGGCTCAAGCACATGGTGCCGCACTTCGCCGATCCGAAAATCGCCGTGGTGCAGTCGCCGCAGGATTATCGCGACCAAAACGAAAGCACCTTCAAGAAGCTCTGCTACGCCGAGTACAAAGGCTTCTTCCACATTGGCATGGTCACCCGCAACGACCGGGACGCGATCATCCAGCACGGCACCATGACCATGACCCGGCGCTCGGTACTGGAAGAACTGGGCTGGGCCGACTGGTGCATTTGTGAAGACGCCGAACTGGGTCTGCGTGTGTTCGAAAAAGGCCTGTCGGCGGCGTATTACCATGACAGCTACGGCAAGGGCCTGATGCCCGACACCTTCATCGACTTCAAGAAACAGCGCTTCCGCTGGGCGTACGGCGCGATCCAGATCATCAAGCGCCACACCCGCAGCCTGCTGCGCGGCAAGGACACCGAACTGACGCGCGGCCAGCGCTATCACTTCCTCGCCGGCTGGCTGCCGTGGGTCGCCGATGGCATGAACATCTTCTTCACCGTCGGCGCGTTGCTGTGGTCGGCGGCGATGATCATCGTGCCGCAACGGGTCGATCCGCCGTTGCTGATTTTCGCGATCCCGCCGCTGGCGCTGTTCGTGTTCAAGGTCGGCAAGATCATCTTTCTTTATCGCCGCGCCGTCGGTGTGAATCTGAAGGATGCGTTCTGCGCGGCACTGGCCGGGCTGGCGTTGTCGCACACCATCGCCAAAGCGGTGCTGTACGGTTTCTTCACCAGCAGCATTCCGTTCTTCCGCACGCCGAAAAACGCCGACAACCATGGCTTCTGGGTGGCGATTTCCGAAGCGCGGGAAGAGCTGTTCATCATGCTGCTGTTGTGGGGCGCGGCGCTGGGGATCTATCTGGTCAACGGCATGCCGAGCAACGACATGCGCTTCTGGGTCGCCATGTTGCTGGTGCAGTCGCTGCCGTACGTGGCGGCGCTGATCATGGCGTTTCTGTCGTCGCTGCCAAAACCTGCAGCGGTGGCGGAACCGGCGCCGGTCGTCTAAATCCGTACCGATGCACTAAACGGCGGCCAATGGTCGCCGTTTTGCTTTAAGATAACCGCCATTTTGCGGGGCTTGGCGCGGCATCCGGTCTGACTGACGGAACTGCCCCTGTGGGAGCGAGCCTGCTCGCGAAGGCTTGGTAACATTCAACCTTTAAGTTGTCTGATACACCGCTTTCGCGAGCAGGCTCGCTCCCACACTAGAAGCCAAGCCCATACCCCATGATCCGGAGTTTTCCATGACGGCCCACGCCGACCTATCGCCGACCCTTCAACTGGCCATCGACCTGATCCGCCGTCCTTCCGTGACCCCGGTCGATGC
Proteins encoded in this window:
- a CDS encoding glycosyltransferase, whose protein sequence is MSSRKFGLNLVVVLAIAALFTGFWALVNRPVSAPNWPQQISGFSYSPFQQGQYPQKDQYPSDDEMRRDLEIMSKLTDNIRIYSVDGSLQNIPKLAEEFGLRVTLGIWISPDQERNEREISKAIELANTSRSVVRVVVGNEALFREEITPEALIVLLDRVRAAVKVPVTTSEQWHIWEKYPQLAKHVDLIAAHVLPYWEFIPVDKAGQFVLDRARDLKKLFPKKPLLLSEVGWPSNGRMRGGADASPADQAIYLRTLVNKLNRQGFNYFVIEAFDQPWKASDEGSVGAYWGVFNAARQQKFNFEGPVVAIPQWRVLAIGSVVLALLSLTLLMIDGSALRQRGRTFLTFIAFLCGSVLVWIGYDYSQQYSTWFSLTVGFLLALGALGVFIVLLTEAHELAEAVWIHKRRREFLPVLGDSDYRPKVSIHVPCYNEPPEMVKQTLDALANLDYPDFEVLIIDNNTKDPAVWEPVRDYCATLGPRFKFFHVSPLAGFKGGALNYLIPHTAKDAEVIAVIDSDYCVHPNWLKHMVPHFADPKIAVVQSPQDYRDQNESTFKKLCYAEYKGFFHIGMVTRNDRDAIIQHGTMTMTRRSVLEELGWADWCICEDAELGLRVFEKGLSAAYYHDSYGKGLMPDTFIDFKKQRFRWAYGAIQIIKRHTRSLLRGKDTELTRGQRYHFLAGWLPWVADGMNIFFTVGALLWSAAMIIVPQRVDPPLLIFAIPPLALFVFKVGKIIFLYRRAVGVNLKDAFCAALAGLALSHTIAKAVLYGFFTSSIPFFRTPKNADNHGFWVAISEAREELFIMLLLWGAALGIYLVNGMPSNDMRFWVAMLLVQSLPYVAALIMAFLSSLPKPAAVAEPAPVV